In a single window of the Streptomyces cinnabarinus genome:
- a CDS encoding caspase family protein, whose protein sequence is MEENRRIALLIGVRENPGAEHLLPSLAAAVDADLHVLGASLEGSGYGVEILLDPTRNAITERISALFASAPPHSTLLLYYTGHGIRIGTSEYLVPSDACAHADRTDGAAGWEQPHVRESLLEADISRYLANCSAGTVLWLIDACRWTGADQGAAFGSNVVKGPPHSGFAMMTSRGPGEHSGFAEAGSFFTSALARAFDPLTEATTVAQVYEKTRRDTQALALRAQADPQKVLIRYGNDLAEQTRASPTFRSACRNWPRRLPATSTVLRNGCPIHGPTRTTQYGC, encoded by the coding sequence TTGGAAGAGAACAGACGCATAGCCCTGCTCATCGGGGTGCGTGAGAATCCGGGAGCGGAGCACCTTCTTCCCTCTCTGGCCGCGGCGGTCGACGCGGATCTGCACGTGCTGGGCGCTTCCCTGGAGGGCAGTGGCTACGGGGTAGAGATCCTCCTGGATCCCACCCGCAACGCGATCACCGAACGTATCTCCGCCCTCTTCGCGAGCGCACCCCCTCACAGCACACTGCTCCTCTACTACACCGGGCACGGCATCCGGATCGGCACCTCCGAGTACTTGGTGCCCTCCGACGCCTGCGCCCATGCCGACCGCACCGACGGCGCGGCCGGGTGGGAGCAGCCCCACGTGCGCGAGTCGCTCCTGGAGGCCGACATCAGCCGTTATCTGGCCAACTGCTCGGCCGGCACCGTGCTGTGGTTGATAGACGCCTGCCGCTGGACCGGGGCCGACCAAGGAGCCGCCTTCGGCAGCAATGTCGTCAAAGGTCCCCCACACAGCGGTTTCGCCATGATGACAAGCCGCGGCCCAGGTGAACACAGCGGCTTCGCAGAGGCAGGCAGCTTCTTCACGTCGGCGCTCGCCCGGGCCTTCGACCCGCTGACCGAGGCCACGACCGTGGCGCAGGTGTACGAGAAGACCAGACGCGATACCCAGGCCCTCGCCCTACGGGCTCAGGCCGACCCGCAGAAGGTCCTGATCCGCTATGGCAACGATCTGGCGGAGCAGACCAGAGCCTCGCCCACTTTCAGGTCTGCCTGTCGGAACTGGCCGCGCAGGCTGCCCGCCACGTCCACCGTGCTCAGGAACGGCTGCCCGATCCATGGGCCGACGAGGACTACGCAGTACGGCTGCTGA